In one Lycium barbarum isolate Lr01 chromosome 7, ASM1917538v2, whole genome shotgun sequence genomic region, the following are encoded:
- the LOC132601439 gene encoding uncharacterized protein LOC132601439 — translation MDESDNEREESDRGTNHKDNGGIKRDEVDEDKADSEKDGNELNVGEEDKADGEKDGNELNVGDEDKADGEKDGNELNVGEEDKADSEKDRDEVDLVENEKVDGERDGDGVVAVEEEKADGERDGDGVVTS, via the exons ATGGATGAGAGTGACAATGAAAGAGAGGAATCTGATAGAGGCACCAATCACAAAGATAATGGTGGAATCAAAAGAGATGAAGTGGATGAG GACAAGGCTGATAGTGAGAAAGATGGAAATGAATTGAACGTAGGCGAAGAGGACAAAGCTGATGGTGAGAAagatggaaatgaattgaatgtagGCGATGAGGACAAGGCTGATGGTGAGAAagatggaaatgaattgaatgtagGCGAAGAGGACAAGGCTGATAGTGAGAAAGATAGAGATGAAGTGGATTTAGTTGAAAATGAGAAGGTTGATGGTGAAAGGGATGGAGATGGAGTGGTTGCAGTTGAAGAGGAAAAGGCTGATGGTGAAAGGGATGGAGATGGTGTGGTTACAAGTTGA